Proteins encoded within one genomic window of Microbacterium sp. zg-B185:
- a CDS encoding IclR family transcriptional regulator, translating into MTTVSSGAATAGEHRTVGRVMAILELVVANDDRGSRLGDLANHVDAPKSSVHGLAKGLVAMGYLREDGARYHVGPALSSLVAVQNASLPVVYRHTLEALSAEWRETSILSTLVGDSAVYLDVVQAKDVLIRAAPAAHVRQPLWPRSSGKLFLAYMEPKRLDAYFRRQRVEPDLEATIREELAGIRRTGIAINTGGNTEIEMGVASPIVRKGAPVTMAIAVAGLSSRMEPHLDEIVESVRTAAESLSSHV; encoded by the coding sequence ATGACCACTGTTAGTAGCGGCGCAGCGACTGCAGGTGAGCACCGCACGGTGGGCAGGGTGATGGCCATCCTCGAACTCGTAGTCGCCAATGACGATCGAGGGTCGAGGCTCGGCGATCTCGCCAACCACGTGGACGCGCCGAAGTCTTCAGTGCATGGACTCGCCAAAGGTCTCGTGGCGATGGGATACCTTCGCGAGGACGGAGCGCGATACCATGTCGGCCCGGCGCTCTCGAGCCTTGTCGCGGTGCAGAACGCGTCACTGCCGGTGGTTTACCGCCACACGCTGGAAGCCCTCTCGGCTGAATGGCGCGAGACGTCGATCCTGTCCACTCTTGTGGGTGATAGTGCCGTATATCTTGACGTCGTGCAAGCCAAAGACGTTCTGATCCGGGCCGCACCCGCCGCGCACGTGCGCCAGCCGCTCTGGCCACGCAGTTCGGGCAAGCTCTTCCTCGCGTACATGGAGCCCAAGCGACTGGATGCCTACTTCCGGCGCCAGCGGGTGGAGCCAGATTTGGAAGCTACCATTCGTGAAGAACTGGCCGGGATTCGACGAACGGGCATTGCTATCAACACGGGCGGCAACACGGAAATCGAAATGGGCGTCGCGAGCCCGATCGTCCGGAAGGGTGCGCCCGTGACGATGGCCATCGCCGTGGCGGGTTTGTCATCGCGGATGGAACCGCATCTCGACGAGATCGTCGAGAGTGTGCGGACGGCAGCGGAGTCCCTTTCAAGTCACGTCTAA
- a CDS encoding NADP-dependent oxidoreductase — MKAIGFQKFGDSGVLEVIELPTPVAGAGELLVAVEATTVNPTDILMRSGAQAPIMVGLEPPFIAGMEFAGRVVGVGAGAPAILGKRVIGIVDKRRPSGGTHAQFLALPAKSVAVIDDALDPVEATTIPMNGLTALQALEHLGLSAGETLLVTGAPGALGGYVVQLARRLGILVFADASPADRELVERLGASRVLTRGPEMAQELRREVPGGVDGAVDAARVGEPVAELVRDSGVMVHVRAGDVVDDSRITRRSVAVASKTEDTAGLSALAAAALDGSVTLRVAERLPFERVADAHRLVEAGGLRGRVVLEWPAI; from the coding sequence ATGAAGGCGATTGGATTTCAGAAGTTCGGAGACAGCGGGGTCCTCGAGGTGATTGAGCTCCCTACGCCGGTCGCCGGTGCAGGAGAGCTCCTTGTCGCAGTCGAAGCCACGACGGTGAACCCGACCGATATCCTCATGCGCTCTGGGGCGCAGGCCCCAATCATGGTCGGTCTCGAGCCGCCCTTCATCGCGGGGATGGAGTTCGCCGGACGGGTAGTCGGCGTCGGGGCGGGGGCGCCAGCGATTCTCGGGAAACGCGTCATCGGTATCGTTGATAAGCGACGTCCATCGGGCGGTACCCATGCCCAGTTCCTCGCTTTGCCGGCGAAGTCTGTCGCGGTCATCGACGATGCGCTGGATCCTGTCGAGGCGACGACGATACCGATGAACGGACTGACCGCGCTACAGGCGCTGGAGCACCTTGGCCTCAGCGCGGGCGAAACTCTGCTGGTCACCGGTGCGCCCGGTGCCCTTGGTGGGTATGTCGTCCAGCTGGCCCGCCGACTTGGCATCCTCGTATTCGCCGACGCGAGCCCGGCGGATAGGGAACTCGTCGAGCGGCTTGGGGCATCGCGGGTACTGACTCGCGGCCCGGAAATGGCCCAAGAGTTGCGCCGTGAGGTGCCTGGCGGCGTTGACGGTGCAGTCGATGCCGCGCGCGTTGGCGAACCGGTGGCTGAACTCGTCCGCGATAGTGGCGTCATGGTGCACGTGCGTGCAGGTGACGTGGTCGATGACAGTCGTATCACTCGCCGAAGCGTCGCCGTCGCGTCGAAGACCGAGGATACCGCGGGGCTGAGCGCGCTCGCCGCGGCCGCGCTTGACGGTTCAGTGACGCTTCGCGTCGCTGAACGTCTGCCGTTCGAGAGGGTGGCAGACGCACACCGACTCGTCGAAGCGGGAGGACTGCGGGGCAGAGTCGTGCTGGAGTGGCCAGCAATCTGA